The following coding sequences lie in one Sinorhizobium fredii USDA 257 genomic window:
- a CDS encoding response regulator, with the protein MRRLMIADGSDVVRKVGKRILSGMGFLVSEAPSSLEALVRCEAELPNILIVDSGLDGALELIANIRRLPEAASVRIYYCVVEADLRKMMAGKRAGADDFLLKPFDRKILTSVFASQSMAA; encoded by the coding sequence ATGCGGCGCTTGATGATTGCCGATGGCTCGGATGTTGTGAGGAAGGTCGGGAAGCGCATCCTGTCGGGAATGGGTTTCTTGGTTTCCGAAGCGCCGAGCAGCCTCGAGGCGCTTGTCCGCTGCGAAGCCGAGCTGCCGAACATCCTCATCGTCGACTCCGGGCTCGACGGCGCCCTCGAACTCATCGCCAATATCCGCCGGCTGCCCGAGGCCGCGTCGGTGCGCATCTATTATTGCGTCGTCGAGGCGGATCTCAGGAAGATGATGGCCGGCAAACGGGCCGGGGCGGACGATTTCCTGTTGAAGCCCTTTGACCGCAAGATCCTGACGAGCGTCTTCGCCAGTCAATCGATGGCCGCCTGA
- the chpT gene encoding histidine phosphotransferase ChpT — protein sequence MAKNPNLTLTGHDLAALLCSRVCHDIISPVGAINNGLELLDEGGADADAMDLIRTSALNASVRLKFARLAFGASGSVGASIDTGEAEKAAKDFAAAEKKTEVNWSGPRAIIAKNRVKLLLNLFLIAYGAIPRGGSIDITLENPEYDAIFTLVAKGRMMRVPPKLVELLSGTPEEAVDAHSIQPYYTVLLAEEAGMAIDVASTGEAIVFTARTGA from the coding sequence ATGGCAAAGAATCCGAACCTGACGTTGACGGGACACGATCTGGCGGCGCTGCTCTGCAGTCGGGTTTGTCACGACATCATCTCGCCGGTCGGGGCCATCAACAACGGCCTCGAACTCTTGGACGAGGGCGGCGCCGACGCCGATGCGATGGACCTGATCCGCACCAGCGCGCTCAATGCCTCGGTGCGGCTGAAATTCGCGCGGCTTGCCTTCGGCGCCTCCGGCTCGGTCGGCGCCTCGATCGACACCGGCGAAGCGGAGAAGGCCGCCAAGGACTTCGCCGCGGCGGAAAAGAAGACGGAGGTCAACTGGAGCGGGCCGCGGGCGATCATCGCCAAGAACCGGGTCAAGCTGCTGCTGAACCTGTTCCTCATCGCTTACGGTGCGATCCCGCGCGGCGGCTCGATCGACATCACCCTAGAGAACCCGGAGTACGACGCGATCTTTACCCTTGTCGCCAAGGGGCGGATGATGCGCGTCCCGCCGAAGCTGGTCGAGCTCCTTTCCGGCACCCCGGAGGAAGCGGTCGACGCCCATTCCATCCAGCCCTATTACACGGTGCTGCTCGCCGAGGAGGCCGGCATGGCCATCGACGTGGCCTCGACCGGCGAGGCGATCGTCTTCACCGCACGAACCGGAGCCTGA
- a CDS encoding DUF1134 domain-containing protein encodes MQPIMKATAMAVRAILTTMLLIGSAVMSAAHAQSPNGSQYTMQEIVDAGHGFFGETSGGLAKVVERAFERYGLPNGYILGQEGSGAFIAGLTYGEGELHTKNVGQHSVFWQGPSLGLDWGGQGSRAMMLVYNLPSVPALYKRFGGVSGSAYVVAGVGMTVLTDEHVVVVPIRTGIGARLGLNVGYLKLTQQPTWNPF; translated from the coding sequence ATGCAGCCGATCATGAAGGCAACCGCAATGGCCGTCCGCGCCATTCTGACCACGATGCTGCTCATAGGCAGCGCCGTGATGTCCGCCGCGCATGCCCAATCTCCGAATGGAAGCCAGTACACGATGCAGGAGATCGTCGACGCCGGCCACGGCTTCTTCGGCGAGACCTCGGGCGGCCTTGCGAAAGTCGTGGAGCGCGCCTTCGAGCGCTACGGCCTGCCGAACGGCTATATCCTCGGCCAGGAAGGCTCCGGTGCCTTCATCGCCGGCCTCACCTATGGCGAGGGCGAGCTCCACACAAAGAATGTCGGCCAGCACAGTGTCTTCTGGCAGGGCCCGTCCCTTGGGCTCGATTGGGGCGGCCAAGGCAGCCGGGCGATGATGCTCGTCTATAATCTGCCGAGCGTCCCGGCCCTTTACAAGCGCTTCGGCGGCGTCTCCGGCTCTGCCTATGTCGTCGCCGGCGTCGGCATGACGGTGCTGACTGACGAGCACGTCGTCGTCGTGCCGATCCGCACCGGCATCGGCGCAAGGCTCGGCCTCAATGTCGGCTATCTCAAGCTGACGCAGCAGCCGACCTGGAACCCCTTCTGA